Proteins from a genomic interval of Centroberyx gerrardi isolate f3 chromosome 23, fCenGer3.hap1.cur.20231027, whole genome shotgun sequence:
- the LOC144537877 gene encoding uncharacterized protein LOC144537877, with product MDEAAPPDVAAQRSQVDEAAQRSQVDEAAQRSQVDEAAPPDVAAQRSQVDEAAQRSQVDEAAPPDVAAQSQTPAPVRRAFPETRDVSTGGKEEPTGHRCIWTVHQGLLLITAKEEVPDSPGPWDLPRDISNGFKKEQTDQQLLPQIKDEANVGSLNPPSSITVELRDEPEEYHNIYPPREGSTEVKAEVAPEPQQNVLRINNEVTVTLDPDPDPDPPEDRPAEPEEGLKEKPTECAALCSFPSLQHRKRNNVQL from the exons ATGGATGAAGCTGCACCACCAGATGTAGCTGCACAGAGGTCACAGGTGGATGAAGCTGCACAGAGGTCACAGGTGGATGAAGCTGCACAGAGGTCACAGGTGGATGAAGCTGCACCACCAGATGTAGCTGCACAGAGGTCACAGGTGGATGAAGCTGCACAGAGGTCACAGGTGGATGAAGCTGCACCACCGGATGTAGCTGCACAGAG CCAAACGCCAGCTCCAGTAAGGAGGGCTTTTCCAGAAACCAGAGACGTTTCTACCGGAGGAAAGGAGGAACCCACAGGACACAGGTGTATCTGGACAGTACACCAAGGCTTACTGCTGATAACTGCTAAAGAAGAGGTGCCGGACTCTCCAGGCCCATGGG ATCTACCAAGAGATATTTCCAACGGCTTCAAGAAGGAACAAACAGACCAACAGCTCCTGCCACAAATCAAGGATGAAGCAAATGTCGGTTCTCTAAACCCACCCAGCTCAATCACTGTTGAGCTGAGGGATGAACCTGAGGAGTATCACAACATCT ATCCCCCTAGAGAGGGTTCAACTGAAGTGAAGGCAGAAGTAGCACCAGAACCTCAGCAGAACGTCTTACGGATCAATAACGAAGTGACGGTGACTTTGGACCCAGACCCGGACCCAGACCCGCCAGAAGACAGACCTGCTGAACCGGAGGAAGGACTGAAGGAAAAGCCCACAGAATGTGCAGCTCTCT